One genomic segment of Pseudomonas sp. RU47 includes these proteins:
- a CDS encoding type III PLP-dependent enzyme — translation MSIQVEDYFARATFDKMKAFADKQETPFVVIDTAMIAQAYDDLRAGFEFAKVYYAVKANPAVEIIDLLKEKGSSFDIASIYELDKVMDRGVSADRISYGNTIKKSKDIRYFYEKGVRLFSTDSEADLRNIAKAAPGSKVYVRILTEGSTTADWPLSRKFGCQTDMAMDLLILARDLGLVPYGISFHVGSQQRDISVWDAAIAKVKVIFERLKEEDGIHLKLINMGGGFPANYITRTNSLETYAEEIIRFLKEDFGDDLPEIILEPGRSLIANAGILVSEVVLVARKSRTAVERWVYTDVGKFSGLIETMDEAIKFPIWTEKKGEMEEVVIAGPTCDSADIMYENYKYGLPLNLAIGDRLYWLSTGAYTTSYSAVEFNGFPPLKSFYV, via the coding sequence ATGTCGATCCAGGTCGAAGACTATTTCGCGCGCGCTACATTCGACAAAATGAAGGCGTTCGCCGACAAACAGGAAACCCCGTTCGTGGTGATCGACACCGCGATGATCGCCCAGGCCTACGATGACCTGCGCGCCGGTTTCGAATTCGCCAAGGTCTACTACGCGGTCAAGGCCAACCCGGCCGTCGAGATCATCGACCTGCTCAAAGAAAAAGGTTCGAGCTTCGACATCGCCTCGATCTACGAACTGGACAAGGTAATGGATCGTGGCGTCAGCGCCGACCGTATCAGCTACGGCAACACCATCAAGAAATCCAAGGACATCCGCTACTTCTACGAGAAGGGCGTGCGTCTGTTCTCCACCGACTCCGAAGCCGACCTGCGCAACATCGCCAAGGCTGCACCGGGCTCGAAAGTCTATGTGCGCATCCTCACCGAAGGCTCGACCACGGCTGACTGGCCTCTGTCGCGCAAATTCGGCTGCCAGACCGACATGGCCATGGACCTGCTGATCCTTGCTCGTGACCTCGGCCTGGTGCCTTATGGCATCTCGTTCCATGTCGGTTCGCAACAGCGCGACATCAGCGTTTGGGATGCGGCGATCGCCAAGGTCAAAGTGATCTTCGAGCGCTTGAAAGAAGAAGACGGCATCCACCTCAAGCTGATCAACATGGGCGGTGGCTTCCCGGCCAACTACATCACCCGCACCAACAGCCTGGAAACCTACGCCGAAGAAATCATCCGCTTCCTGAAGGAAGACTTCGGTGATGATCTGCCGGAAATCATTCTTGAGCCGGGCCGTTCGCTGATCGCCAACGCCGGTATTCTGGTCAGCGAAGTGGTGCTGGTTGCACGCAAGTCGCGCACCGCTGTTGAACGTTGGGTTTATACCGATGTCGGCAAGTTCTCCGGCCTGATCGAAACCATGGACGAAGCGATCAAGTTCCCGATCTGGACCGAGAAGAAAGGCGAGATGGAAGAAGTCGTCATCGCCGGACCGACTTGCGATAGCGCCGACATCATGTACGAGAACTACAAGTACGGTCTGCCGCTGAACCTGGCGATCGGTGATCGTCTGTACTGGTTGTCGACCGGTGCATACACCACCAGTTACAGCGCGGTTGAGTTCAATGGCTTTCCGCCGTTGAAGTCGTTTTACGTGTAA